Proteins from a single region of Tumebacillus amylolyticus:
- the lspA gene encoding signal peptidase II — MKRSYLWFWLSACLVFGLDRFTKVWAQTSLTLGDSVVGIDGWYQWTLYHNPGAAGGLWSGHADWLALISIFAGVAILWFIYKGPHDRNGLLLLGLGLMFGGALGNLYDRLLYQYVIDFIDPVGANYIYNLADKGIRWGLYLAVLGLWFSGKRLAKESQNVVS; from the coding sequence GTGAAGAGAAGCTACCTGTGGTTCTGGTTGTCCGCTTGTCTCGTTTTCGGTCTTGATCGGTTCACCAAAGTCTGGGCGCAGACGTCGCTGACGCTCGGCGACAGTGTGGTCGGCATCGACGGCTGGTACCAGTGGACGTTGTATCACAATCCGGGCGCCGCCGGGGGACTTTGGAGCGGGCACGCCGATTGGCTCGCGCTGATCTCGATCTTCGCCGGAGTTGCCATCCTCTGGTTCATCTACAAAGGACCGCACGACCGCAACGGGTTGCTCCTGTTGGGTCTGGGTCTGATGTTTGGCGGAGCGCTCGGCAACCTCTACGACCGCTTGCTGTACCAATACGTCATCGACTTCATCGACCCGGTCGGGGCGAACTACATCTACAACCTCGCCGACAAAGGCATTCGCTGGGGCTTGTACCTCGCCGTACTCGGGCTGTGGTTTTCCGGAAAAAGGCTTGCGAAGGAAAGTCAGAATGTGGTATCTTAA
- a CDS encoding helix-turn-helix domain-containing protein produces the protein MLSLGQKIRQRRLEKKMTQGQLAEGLVSASAISQIESDKINPSYKLLCQIADRLGVQLDYFLDTQERESYLEQTTSHKLAKTFLLADEPQNAVPILEMLLQSQQDNLDVMLDLATCYTKLNSSQEAIELLETVMHQALRQEDKVTYVKAMKMLGGLFYTRNNITLAKHYWQKSFEALQEIEVVDKFLQAEVMTNLALVYNHIGEFDRSLELYETSQNLLEGSTNLHHLAANYMGLGNSYFGKKEYRLAEDYCQQAITIYKNLNQVRQSILIKENFGILLSERGDNEGALQTLLECLQEYTEHGFDSQTSNTHAEIAKLLIQMNSLDEAEAHLERAKQLCEPDTVYHAQCYYVNSLLLAARGDLHAAVPEARRALDMYYSVEALQDYNRTSLHLSDLYKQLDDYKSSTEVLEETQIAMQKYLRKKGMF, from the coding sequence ATGCTTTCTCTGGGCCAGAAGATCCGCCAGCGACGCTTGGAGAAGAAGATGACCCAAGGCCAGTTGGCAGAAGGATTGGTCAGCGCCAGTGCAATCTCCCAGATTGAATCTGACAAAATCAATCCTTCCTACAAACTGCTGTGTCAGATTGCCGATCGATTGGGCGTGCAACTTGACTATTTTTTAGACACCCAAGAGCGGGAGTCGTATCTTGAGCAGACGACCTCTCACAAGTTGGCAAAAACGTTCCTTTTGGCAGATGAGCCGCAGAACGCTGTACCGATCTTGGAAATGCTCCTCCAATCCCAGCAAGACAACCTCGATGTGATGTTGGACCTTGCCACTTGCTACACCAAGCTCAATTCTTCCCAAGAAGCGATTGAACTGTTGGAGACCGTTATGCACCAAGCGTTGCGTCAGGAAGACAAAGTGACCTACGTGAAAGCGATGAAGATGCTGGGCGGCCTGTTTTACACCCGCAACAACATCACCCTGGCGAAACACTACTGGCAGAAGTCGTTCGAAGCGCTCCAAGAAATCGAAGTCGTGGACAAATTCTTGCAAGCGGAAGTGATGACCAACTTAGCGTTGGTCTACAACCACATCGGGGAGTTTGACCGTTCCTTGGAACTGTATGAAACCTCCCAGAACTTGCTCGAAGGTTCGACGAACCTCCATCATCTGGCCGCGAACTACATGGGACTTGGGAATTCGTACTTCGGCAAGAAAGAATACCGTCTCGCCGAGGACTATTGCCAACAAGCGATTACCATCTACAAAAACTTGAATCAAGTTCGCCAGTCGATCTTAATCAAGGAAAACTTCGGCATCCTGCTTAGCGAACGCGGCGACAACGAAGGGGCACTTCAAACGTTATTGGAATGCCTGCAAGAATACACGGAGCACGGCTTTGACAGTCAGACGTCCAACACGCATGCCGAGATTGCCAAACTCTTGATTCAGATGAACTCTCTGGACGAAGCGGAAGCACATCTCGAACGAGCCAAACAACTTTGCGAACCGGACACCGTCTACCACGCGCAATGCTACTACGTGAATTCCTTGCTTCTTGCTGCACGAGGAGACTTGCACGCTGCCGTTCCCGAAGCCAGACGTGCCCTCGACATGTACTATTCCGTCGAGGCCCTGCAAGACTACAACAGAACCAGCCTACATCTTAGCGATTTGTACAAACAGTTGGACGACTACAAGTCCTCCACCGAAGTGCTAGAAGAAACGCAAATCGCTATGCAAAAATATCTACGAAAAAAGGGGATGTTCTAA
- a CDS encoding GNAT family N-acetyltransferase has protein sequence MIRVEQVTTDEQYQKALAIRTEVFIVEQQVPEELEVDEYEQVATHVVAYDESGEAVAAGRILPYGDGVGKMQRIAVLKNARTGGYGTAIMNKLENLGRELGYTQFVLEAQIHAEGFYKKLGYETVSPEPFLEAGILHVKMVKNA, from the coding sequence ATGATCCGCGTCGAGCAAGTAACGACCGACGAACAATACCAAAAAGCCCTTGCCATCCGCACCGAAGTGTTCATCGTAGAACAACAAGTGCCGGAAGAGCTTGAAGTTGACGAATATGAACAGGTGGCAACGCACGTCGTTGCATATGATGAAAGTGGGGAGGCCGTGGCTGCCGGACGAATTCTCCCGTATGGAGACGGCGTGGGCAAGATGCAACGCATCGCCGTTTTGAAAAACGCCCGCACCGGCGGCTACGGCACGGCGATCATGAACAAATTGGAAAACCTCGGTCGTGAACTCGGCTACACCCAATTTGTGTTGGAAGCACAAATCCACGCAGAGGGCTTTTACAAAAAGCTCGGCTATGAGACCGTCTCGCCGGAACCGTTCCTCGAAGCGGGCATCTTGCATGTGAAAATGGTCAAAAACGCGTAA
- a CDS encoding FAD-dependent oxidoreductase has protein sequence MQKFDAIVVGAGPAGAAAALTMAKAGLSVVMLERGEFPGAKNLFGGVLYRKQLEDIIPEFWKEAPLERQIIEQNLWIMGKDSVTKLGHRNEGFKEPHNCWTGMRVNFDQWFANKAVEAGAIPVYETVALELIREGDRVVGVRTDREAGDLYADVTIIADGVNSLLGKQLGVHREWQPDQVSLAVKEQIFLPKEKILDRFGLEDNEGATIEFVGETSGGMTGLGFLYTNKESISLGIGVMVSDLKRTRVKPYHLLEQVKQHPAIRKLIQGGETKEYAGHLIPEGGLKAVPPLSGDGWMICGDAAQLVNFVHREGTNLAMTSGRFAGEAAVSAKSAGVYNRSTLGAYDRKVAESFIRKDLKKYQGLHGLLNEVDPKLLFGALPQAINTAAFEMLNVDGKTKAEKQRFAIDHMKKTAGGTWDLLKLGWKGWRAING, from the coding sequence ATGCAGAAATTCGATGCGATTGTCGTCGGGGCGGGCCCTGCGGGTGCGGCTGCAGCGCTGACGATGGCCAAAGCAGGTCTCTCCGTCGTCATGTTGGAGCGCGGGGAGTTTCCGGGGGCGAAAAACTTGTTCGGCGGGGTCTTGTACCGCAAGCAGTTGGAGGACATCATCCCCGAGTTTTGGAAGGAAGCGCCGTTGGAGCGTCAGATTATCGAGCAGAACCTGTGGATCATGGGCAAGGACTCCGTCACCAAACTCGGACACCGCAACGAAGGCTTCAAAGAGCCGCATAACTGCTGGACGGGGATGCGGGTCAACTTCGACCAGTGGTTTGCGAACAAAGCGGTCGAAGCGGGCGCGATTCCGGTGTACGAGACGGTCGCGTTGGAATTGATTCGCGAGGGAGATCGCGTGGTGGGCGTGCGAACCGACCGTGAAGCGGGGGACTTGTATGCGGACGTGACGATCATCGCGGACGGGGTGAACTCGCTGCTTGGCAAGCAACTCGGCGTGCATCGCGAATGGCAGCCGGATCAAGTCTCGCTGGCGGTGAAAGAGCAAATTTTCTTGCCCAAGGAGAAAATTCTCGATCGCTTCGGGCTGGAAGACAACGAAGGCGCGACGATTGAGTTCGTGGGGGAGACTTCGGGCGGGATGACCGGCCTTGGGTTCCTGTACACGAACAAAGAGTCGATTTCGCTTGGAATCGGGGTGATGGTGTCCGATCTGAAACGAACGCGTGTGAAACCGTATCACCTGCTGGAACAAGTCAAGCAACATCCGGCGATCCGCAAGCTGATTCAAGGCGGCGAGACCAAGGAATACGCGGGGCATTTGATTCCGGAGGGCGGGTTAAAAGCCGTCCCGCCGTTGTCGGGTGACGGCTGGATGATCTGTGGAGACGCGGCGCAATTGGTCAATTTCGTGCATCGCGAAGGCACGAACCTCGCGATGACCTCGGGTCGTTTTGCGGGCGAGGCGGCGGTGAGTGCAAAATCGGCGGGCGTATACAACCGTTCGACGTTGGGTGCATATGATCGAAAGGTAGCCGAATCGTTCATTCGCAAGGATTTGAAAAAGTACCAAGGCCTGCACGGGCTGCTCAACGAAGTCGATCCGAAGTTGTTGTTCGGCGCTCTGCCGCAAGCGATCAACACGGCGGCGTTTGAGATGTTGAACGTCGACGGCAAGACGAAAGCGGAGAAGCAGCGGTTTGCGATCGACCATATGAAGAAGACGGCCGGTGGAACGTGGGATCTCTTGAAGCTCGGCTGGAAGGGATGGAGGGCGATCAACGGATGA
- a CDS encoding SDR family oxidoreductase yields MNHEKWIENFPHRVPPQHQDRQPGFEYVMEPRPIFEYPDAVGSGKLNGKVALITGGDSGIGRAVALAYAREGADVAFVYLDEHEDAAETVQLLEAKGRKCLAVSGDIGLEETCKSIVQAVLETFGRLDILVNNAGEQHVQECLEDITAAQLIRTFATNIFGMFFLTKAALPHLKRGASIINTASITAYRGNEKLLDYSSTKGAVVTFTRSLSTNLMPRGIRVNAVAPGPIWTPLIPSSYSAEDVGKFGSDVPMDRPGQPVEVAPSYVFLASEDSSYMSGQVLHPNGGYIVNG; encoded by the coding sequence ATGAACCACGAAAAATGGATCGAGAATTTCCCGCACCGAGTCCCCCCGCAACATCAAGATCGCCAGCCGGGCTTCGAATATGTGATGGAGCCGCGCCCGATTTTTGAATATCCGGATGCCGTGGGCAGCGGGAAGTTGAATGGCAAAGTCGCTCTGATCACCGGCGGAGACAGCGGGATCGGGCGGGCGGTTGCGTTGGCGTATGCCCGTGAAGGCGCCGACGTTGCGTTCGTGTATCTCGATGAGCATGAAGACGCCGCCGAGACGGTGCAGTTGCTGGAAGCCAAGGGTCGGAAATGTCTCGCCGTCTCCGGCGACATCGGCTTGGAGGAGACTTGCAAGAGCATCGTGCAAGCCGTATTGGAAACTTTTGGCCGTCTCGACATCCTCGTCAACAACGCAGGCGAGCAACATGTGCAAGAATGTCTCGAAGACATCACCGCCGCGCAGTTGATTCGAACGTTTGCCACGAATATCTTCGGGATGTTTTTCCTGACCAAAGCGGCCCTTCCGCACTTGAAGCGCGGAGCTTCGATCATCAACACCGCTTCGATCACCGCCTATCGCGGCAATGAAAAACTGCTCGACTACTCCTCGACCAAAGGAGCGGTGGTGACCTTCACTCGCTCTCTCTCCACAAACCTCATGCCGCGCGGCATTCGGGTCAACGCCGTCGCGCCGGGTCCGATCTGGACCCCGCTGATCCCCTCTTCATACAGCGCCGAAGATGTCGGCAAATTCGGCTCCGACGTCCCGATGGATCGTCCGGGGCAACCGGTGGAAGTGGCACCGAGCTACGTATTTCTCGCGAGTGAGGATTCTTCGTATATGAGCGGGCAGGTTTTGCATCCCAACGGCGGGTATATCGTAAATGGATAG
- a CDS encoding electron transfer flavoprotein subunit beta/FixA family protein, translating to MLHIVVCVKQVPDSREIRIDPKTNTLIRQGVPAIANFYDMHGLEEALRIKEQHGAKITVVCMGPPPAEKSLKQCISLGADEAVLVTDRGFAGADTLATSYVLGMTIAKVAETFGPVDIVFCGKQTLDGDTGQVGPGIACRLDLEQLTYVYKVEAIDEENSRITVHRLLEDGVEVVQTSMPVLITALKEMNKVRRAPMPGMLRAATYKPVIWTTADFPGLERAKIGLKGSPTIVSKTWVPEQKQVDTEMLTAETSAGTATALLEKLWQTDLPQRFGWTAEEEV from the coding sequence ATGTTGCACATCGTGGTTTGTGTCAAACAAGTTCCCGACAGCCGGGAGATTCGCATCGACCCCAAGACGAACACGCTCATTCGCCAAGGGGTGCCGGCGATTGCCAATTTTTACGACATGCACGGTTTGGAAGAAGCACTGCGCATCAAAGAACAACACGGAGCCAAGATCACCGTCGTCTGCATGGGTCCGCCGCCGGCGGAGAAATCGCTCAAACAGTGCATTTCGCTTGGGGCTGATGAAGCGGTGCTCGTCACCGACCGCGGGTTTGCCGGCGCCGACACGCTGGCCACCTCTTACGTGCTGGGCATGACGATCGCCAAAGTGGCGGAGACGTTCGGCCCGGTCGACATCGTGTTCTGCGGCAAGCAGACGCTCGACGGCGACACCGGTCAAGTCGGGCCGGGCATCGCCTGCCGTCTCGACTTGGAGCAGTTGACCTACGTGTACAAAGTGGAAGCCATCGACGAGGAGAACTCTCGGATCACCGTCCATCGTCTCTTGGAGGACGGCGTGGAAGTCGTGCAGACTTCGATGCCGGTGTTGATCACAGCTCTCAAGGAAATGAACAAAGTACGCCGAGCGCCGATGCCGGGGATGCTTCGCGCAGCTACATACAAGCCGGTGATCTGGACGACGGCCGACTTCCCGGGTCTCGAACGCGCCAAAATCGGGTTGAAAGGCTCGCCGACCATCGTTTCGAAGACATGGGTGCCGGAGCAGAAACAAGTGGACACCGAGATGCTCACAGCGGAGACGTCGGCGGGCACGGCGACGGCGCTTTTAGAAAAACTGTGGCAAACGGACTTGCCCCAGCGTTTTGGCTGGACGGCGGAAGAGGAGGTATAA
- a CDS encoding ferredoxin family protein, with protein MSSIEEKLFTIRYKVDDISHLIIKDQQTCMNCETKECNDFCPADVYSWRDLQTHVAFENCIECGTCRIGCPTYNIEWVYPKGGYGITYKFG; from the coding sequence ATGAGCTCGATCGAGGAGAAGCTGTTTACGATTCGGTATAAGGTGGACGACATCTCGCATTTGATCATCAAAGATCAGCAGACGTGCATGAACTGCGAGACCAAGGAGTGCAACGACTTCTGCCCGGCCGATGTGTACTCGTGGAGAGACTTGCAGACGCACGTCGCGTTTGAGAACTGCATCGAGTGCGGCACCTGCCGAATCGGATGCCCCACGTACAACATCGAGTGGGTCTATCCGAAGGGCGGCTACGGGATCACGTACAAGTTCGGTTGA
- a CDS encoding DMT family transporter → MRSLYSFLLLFTSFLWGGNFVVSKFLVGHASSMTLTFLRFLVAVLCLFPLVYWRERKLLPPRKAILPLVLMGLTGVVLFYLFMFWALERTTATNVGLLSTLNPVSIALFSYLLLRERLHWLQGLSMLLSLCGVLVVLSGGDLGRLLHMKFNAGDLWMLAAVTMWGLYSVFGKWAMRHVSPMMSTLYSGLFGLLMLLPFNVGNFTIHEPNAVFWWSLLYSGLLSTVAAMVLWNIGVQKLGGTAAGMFLNFNPVFTAVLAYLLLGERLSWMQLIGCLLVILGVYSFSRAGRLLLRRDERA, encoded by the coding sequence ATGCGATCTCTCTATTCGTTTCTCCTGCTCTTCACGAGTTTTCTCTGGGGCGGCAATTTTGTCGTGAGCAAGTTTCTCGTCGGACATGCCTCCTCGATGACGCTTACGTTTTTGCGGTTTCTCGTGGCGGTTCTCTGTCTATTCCCGCTCGTCTACTGGCGTGAACGCAAGCTCCTGCCCCCGCGCAAGGCGATCTTGCCGCTTGTGCTGATGGGGCTGACGGGCGTCGTGCTGTTCTATCTGTTTATGTTCTGGGCGTTGGAGCGCACGACGGCGACCAACGTCGGATTGCTTTCCACGTTGAACCCGGTGTCGATCGCGCTGTTCTCGTACTTGCTTCTGCGGGAACGGCTCCACTGGTTGCAGGGACTCTCCATGCTGCTCTCGCTTTGCGGAGTGCTGGTCGTGTTGTCGGGCGGCGATCTCGGGCGGTTGCTGCACATGAAATTCAACGCCGGCGACCTCTGGATGCTTGCCGCCGTCACGATGTGGGGGCTGTATTCCGTCTTCGGCAAATGGGCGATGCGCCATGTGTCGCCGATGATGTCCACGCTCTACTCCGGGCTGTTCGGCTTGCTGATGCTCTTGCCGTTTAACGTGGGGAATTTCACGATCCACGAACCGAACGCCGTGTTCTGGTGGTCGCTGCTCTACAGCGGCTTGCTCTCCACCGTAGCGGCGATGGTGCTCTGGAACATCGGGGTGCAAAAACTCGGCGGTACGGCGGCCGGGATGTTCTTGAATTTCAATCCGGTGTTCACGGCGGTACTGGCGTATCTCCTGTTGGGGGAGCGCTTGTCGTGGATGCAACTCATCGGCTGTCTGTTGGTGATCCTCGGCGTGTATTCCTTCTCCCGCGCCGGACGCTTGCTTCTACGGCGGGACGAACGCGCGTAG
- the abc-f gene encoding ribosomal protection-like ABC-F family protein, with amino-acid sequence MIISMQNVQKYYGANLVLADITFEIKPGERVGLIGRNGQGKTTIAKMLTGEHKPDGGSLLIRKGTRIGCLDQIPDYQDETSVYDVLARGYKAVREAQVKMRVLEEQMTLPDVYESEETLQKVLGEYDRLRHAFEQGGGYEMEAHIERVARGLGVPDTQFTRPFRSLSGGEKTKAGLSALLIENPDLLLLDEPTNHLDMHAIEWLEQYLTSYEGTVVVISHDRYFLDKVVTKVIEIEDGEAFTYHTNYSGFQIQKEENLLNQFNAFQEQQKKIKKMQEAIKRLREWAKLNPQNGKFHRQANSMQKALDRMEKIKRPILERKAMDLQLNQNDRSGKQVAVLEDVAKSFGDRRLFQGVSELLVYGERVFLIGDNGAGKSTIFKMLLGDLEPDAGRVQLGSRVEVGYLAQEAAPKDESKTVLQYFRDQVVIPMEEGQARGQLSRFLFYGPDVFKSVKSLSGGEWTRLRLALLTYIKPNLLLLDEPTNHLDIDSREALEEALDDYPGTLLVISHDRYLINRLANRIWALEQSQLTNYLGNFEFYKEKRADRLAVPEPVVIEKKAAPEPTPVPTSKKRVDPYLKAKLETGIAEEESRLQQLDADLADPANSADAALLQSLFTERESVQQRLDDLLEKWMELEE; translated from the coding sequence ATGATCATCTCCATGCAAAATGTCCAAAAATACTACGGCGCCAACTTGGTGCTTGCCGATATTACGTTTGAAATCAAGCCGGGCGAGCGTGTCGGGCTGATCGGCCGCAACGGCCAAGGCAAGACGACGATTGCCAAGATGTTGACAGGCGAACACAAGCCGGACGGCGGTTCGCTTTTGATTCGCAAGGGCACGCGGATCGGCTGTCTCGACCAGATTCCCGATTACCAAGACGAGACGTCGGTGTACGACGTGTTGGCACGCGGGTACAAAGCCGTTCGCGAGGCTCAAGTGAAGATGCGCGTTCTGGAAGAGCAGATGACGCTCCCGGACGTGTACGAATCGGAAGAAACTTTGCAAAAAGTGCTCGGCGAGTACGACCGCCTGCGCCATGCGTTTGAGCAGGGCGGCGGCTATGAAATGGAAGCGCACATCGAACGCGTTGCCCGTGGCCTCGGTGTCCCGGATACGCAATTTACGCGTCCGTTCCGCTCGCTGTCAGGCGGGGAGAAGACCAAAGCAGGTCTCTCTGCGCTGCTGATTGAGAATCCCGATTTGCTTTTGCTCGACGAACCGACCAACCATCTCGACATGCACGCCATTGAGTGGTTGGAGCAATACCTGACGAGTTACGAAGGCACCGTCGTTGTGATTTCGCATGACCGCTACTTCCTCGACAAAGTCGTGACCAAAGTGATTGAGATCGAAGACGGCGAAGCGTTCACGTACCACACGAACTACTCGGGCTTCCAGATTCAAAAGGAAGAGAATCTGCTCAACCAGTTCAACGCCTTCCAAGAACAGCAGAAGAAGATCAAGAAAATGCAAGAAGCGATCAAACGCCTGCGCGAATGGGCGAAATTGAACCCGCAGAACGGCAAGTTCCACCGCCAAGCCAACTCGATGCAGAAAGCGCTCGACCGCATGGAGAAAATCAAACGCCCGATTCTCGAACGCAAAGCGATGGACTTGCAACTGAACCAGAACGACCGCTCCGGCAAGCAAGTCGCCGTGTTGGAAGACGTTGCGAAGTCGTTCGGCGACCGCCGCCTGTTCCAAGGGGTGTCGGAGTTGCTCGTCTACGGGGAGCGCGTGTTCCTGATCGGGGACAACGGGGCGGGGAAGAGTACGATTTTTAAAATGCTGCTCGGGGACCTCGAACCGGATGCCGGCCGCGTGCAACTGGGTTCCCGCGTAGAAGTCGGGTATCTCGCCCAAGAAGCCGCCCCCAAGGACGAGTCCAAGACCGTCTTGCAATACTTCCGCGACCAAGTGGTCATTCCGATGGAGGAGGGCCAAGCGCGCGGGCAACTCAGCCGCTTCCTGTTCTACGGGCCGGATGTGTTCAAATCGGTGAAGAGCCTCTCTGGGGGCGAATGGACGCGCTTGCGTCTGGCGCTTTTGACGTATATCAAACCGAATTTGTTGTTGCTTGACGAGCCGACCAACCACTTGGACATCGACTCGCGGGAAGCGTTGGAAGAAGCGCTCGACGACTACCCCGGCACGTTGCTGGTGATCTCGCACGACCGCTATCTGATCAACCGACTCGCCAACCGCATCTGGGCGTTGGAGCAAAGCCAACTGACCAACTACCTCGGCAACTTCGAGTTTTACAAGGAAAAAAGGGCCGACCGTCTCGCGGTGCCCGAACCCGTCGTGATCGAGAAAAAAGCAGCCCCCGAGCCGACGCCGGTTCCCACTTCGAAAAAACGCGTCGACCCCTACCTCAAAGCGAAACTGGAAACCGGCATCGCCGAGGAGGAGTCCCGCCTGCAACAACTCGATGCAGATCTGGCGGACCCTGCCAACAGCGCAGACGCCGCTCTGTTGCAATCCCTCTTCACCGAGCGCGAGTCTGTGCAGCAACGCCTGGACGATCTCTTGGAGAAGTGGATGGAGTTGGAGGAGTAA
- a CDS encoding nuclear transport factor 2 family protein, which produces MELTKPADQQLEAYNNGDIEAYMACFAKDVKAEDGLGNVLYDSWDAMYEGYRKYFESNPNLHCDLVSRTIVGSYVLDEEHITGRVGQVGVAHAMAIYYVENGLIRHVRFLK; this is translated from the coding sequence ATGGAACTTACGAAACCTGCAGATCAGCAACTGGAAGCGTACAACAACGGCGATATTGAAGCGTACATGGCGTGTTTTGCCAAGGATGTGAAAGCGGAGGACGGACTTGGGAACGTGCTCTATGACAGCTGGGATGCGATGTATGAGGGGTATCGGAAGTATTTTGAATCGAACCCCAACCTGCATTGCGATCTGGTCTCGCGCACGATCGTCGGGTCGTACGTCCTCGATGAAGAACACATCACCGGACGAGTCGGTCAGGTTGGAGTTGCTCACGCGATGGCGATCTATTATGTGGAAAACGGTCTGATCCGGCACGTCCGATTCTTAAAGTAG
- a CDS encoding spore coat protein: MPFGAHEALEVHEVLTAKVCMIDHFLQYEMQASDPTLKDLIRRHRNSALRNYNELVSYTHDYTGVVPNEVQFSQVASPDTIQYGLRNPAPVTPIGAPTTQLYDEQICRAVLHSHKNSAKNNMAASLECADPYLRQMLMNTANTANYNAYEVFEYMNARGLYQVPTMRDHTAKTMLHSYQPF, translated from the coding sequence ATGCCGTTTGGTGCTCATGAAGCGTTGGAAGTGCATGAGGTGCTGACTGCGAAAGTCTGCATGATCGATCATTTTTTACAATATGAAATGCAAGCGAGCGACCCGACGCTGAAAGACCTGATCCGCCGCCACCGCAATTCCGCTCTGCGCAACTACAACGAACTGGTTTCCTACACCCACGACTACACTGGCGTCGTGCCCAATGAAGTGCAATTCTCGCAAGTCGCGTCTCCGGATACCATCCAATACGGCCTGCGCAACCCGGCTCCGGTCACGCCGATTGGGGCTCCGACCACGCAATTGTACGACGAGCAAATCTGCCGCGCCGTGCTGCACTCGCACAAAAACTCCGCCAAAAACAACATGGCGGCGTCCTTGGAATGCGCCGACCCGTACCTGCGCCAGATGTTGATGAACACGGCGAATACGGCGAACTACAATGCGTATGAAGTGTTCGAATACATGAACGCTCGCGGGCTGTATCAAGTGCCGACGATGCGCGATCATACGGCGAAGACGATGTTGCACAGCTACCAACCTTTTTAA
- a CDS encoding electron transfer flavoprotein subunit alpha/FixB family protein: MAEDKAQKPQAPDMPDWSAYRGVMIVIEQRAGVAKNVSWQLLGEGRKLADKLDTDLIAMVLGHNIYPLAEEAVSYGADRVYYCDAPELQEYRTRPYSRVCLQTIEDVKPEIVLFGATATGRDLAGAIATHLPTGLTADCTILDVEPHPSRLLLASRPAFSEKMLATILCKQYRPQMATARSGVFEALPRDTTRQGKIIAVPNQMAENEIAAQVLNFIEAAETFNLEEAEIIVAGGRGLGGPEPFKLLQELADALGGVVGASRAAVDAGWIGHDHQVGQTGYTVRPKLYFAIGISGAVQHTVGMQNSDLIVAINRDANAPIFKFAKYGIVGDLFQIVPAITEAVRQKRANAAKVTVEGRN, translated from the coding sequence ATGGCAGAGGACAAGGCACAGAAACCACAAGCACCCGACATGCCGGACTGGTCGGCGTATCGAGGCGTGATGATCGTCATCGAGCAGCGGGCCGGTGTTGCCAAGAACGTTTCGTGGCAACTGCTCGGCGAAGGACGTAAGCTCGCCGACAAATTGGACACGGATTTGATTGCGATGGTATTGGGTCACAACATCTACCCGCTGGCAGAGGAAGCCGTTTCTTATGGAGCCGACCGCGTCTATTATTGCGACGCACCGGAGCTTCAGGAGTACCGCACACGACCGTACTCCCGAGTTTGCTTGCAGACGATTGAAGATGTGAAACCGGAGATCGTGCTGTTCGGCGCGACTGCGACGGGGCGTGACTTGGCGGGCGCGATTGCCACGCATCTGCCGACCGGTCTGACGGCCGACTGCACCATCCTCGACGTCGAACCGCATCCAAGCCGATTGCTGCTGGCGTCACGTCCGGCGTTTTCGGAAAAAATGCTCGCGACCATCCTTTGCAAACAGTACCGGCCGCAGATGGCGACGGCGCGCAGCGGCGTTTTTGAAGCGTTGCCGCGCGATACGACCCGTCAAGGCAAGATCATCGCGGTGCCAAACCAGATGGCGGAGAACGAGATTGCGGCGCAGGTTTTGAATTTCATCGAAGCGGCGGAGACGTTCAATTTGGAGGAAGCGGAGATCATCGTGGCGGGAGGACGCGGTCTTGGCGGGCCTGAGCCGTTCAAATTGCTGCAAGAGCTCGCCGATGCCTTGGGCGGTGTCGTCGGGGCGTCTCGTGCAGCGGTCGATGCGGGCTGGATCGGGCATGACCACCAAGTGGGGCAGACAGGGTACACCGTGCGTCCGAAACTGTACTTCGCCATCGGGATTTCAGGAGCGGTGCAACATACGGTGGGCATGCAGAATTCCGACCTGATCGTGGCGATCAATCGAGACGCGAACGCACCGATTTTTAAATTCGCGAAGTACGGCATCGTCGGTGATCTGTTCCAAATCGTCCCGGCGATCACGGAAGCGGTCCGCCAAAAGCGGGCGAACGCGGCCAAAGTGACTGTCGAGGGGAGGAACTAG